The window AGATTTAAACCATAATGACGATACCAGGCCCAATAATAACAACACTTCATCTGGGACAAAAAGCCCATTGGATCTGGCGGAAAAAATCATGGGCCATGAAGATCCCACTATTAAATATGATGTGGGCCAAAATATGGACTCTAATGGGTCCACAGATAACCCAACTAAACGAACTGGGATAAAGGTTAAAAGCAGAAAGGACAAAGCAGTAGGAGTTTTATTAATTACTAAACCCAAGGTTGATGCTAGAGATAAACAGAAGGGCAAGAAGACTTTGATCAATTCGCAAAAGGTTCGGAACAGAATAAGGATTGATGTTGGTATGGGATTCGTCGATGGGAGACTTCCTCTCGTATGTTGAATGTGAAAAACTCTGCGAGGAAAATTCGTACAGAAGAGCATACCTTTCGATCAATTTGATCTCAGTGTGCTGCCATGGATGTGAAGGATAAGATCTCATCAGGTATTGCTTCTGTAAATTTCAGTGAATCATTAGATTCAATGGGAATCAAGGAGTATGAGACCAAGCTTGGACTAAAGTGGAAGGCTATACAACCTTCCATCTAATTCAAGCTCCCTATGTCATATTTCCAGGCTGTTCTATTTCTGATCATTATGAAGACAATTTCTTTAAATATCAGAAGTTTCAAAATCAGGGGAAAGTATTATGTGGTCGGGTGGTGTAGGCGGTTAATTGTGAAGGAGAATCCATCATTTGTGGCATTACAAGAAACAAAGCTACATCTTGTTGACCTATATTGGATTCAATCATTGTGGGGGATGTCTAATTATAATTTCATTCAGAAAGAAATGGTGGGTAAATCGGGTGGTCAACTTCTTATTTTGGATACAATTGCTTTTGATGCCATTGATGTGATTTTGTCGGATTTCTATATAGGCATTAAAGGGGTTTGGAGAAGTTCGGGTATTGGGTTGAACATTATTAATGTCTATGGACCGCATGATGACACTAATAAACAAATATTGTGGGATTCACTTCATAATCTAGTTGATAGTAGTGACGAAGCGTGGTTACTTTGTGTTGATTTCAACGAGGTAAGAAACCAAGGCAAAAGGCTTAATTGCGATTTCATTGAATATAGAGCCCTAAAATTCAATGAGCTTATTGCAAATAGTAGTTTGATTGAAATCCCACTTGGCGGGCGTAATTTTACTCGGGTGAGCGATGATGGTATTAAGTTTAGCAAACTTGACAGTTTTCTTGTTAACCATAGATTCGTTGATATGTGGAAAGATTTGACGGCTTTAGCTTTGGATAGGCAATATTCGGACCATTGCCCGAttattttgtttttttgtttttttttttttgaaaggcaagcttgcatcagcgtatcatttatttcaacgacactcatcatttgcacacacacacgcgctttcgggcaggaaacccgaaccacactctgaggatccgacccttaaaccatcccgaggggcaggcgggccggaccttagtcccagagcgggtcggtaaaaccttccctttgggccaccttcaaggaatatatttcaattcctagagcgggtgacgaggttcgaacccgagacctctagccctgcgagtacacaagtgtaaccgcggtaccgctGGACCGAAGATCCGTTGGTATTGCCCGATTATTTTAAAAGATGAAGATAGAAATTTCGGTCCTAAACCTTTTAGGATATTTGATGTATGGTTAGATGATGAAGAGGCGGATACGATTATTAGTGATGCTTGGAGATTGCAGGTATCAAATATTAATCGAAAAGATTGTGTTTTTCGCAACAAAATGAAAAACGTCAAAAACGCTCTTAAAGTTTGGAGTAACAACAAGTTCAATAAATTAGATACCGAAATCGGGGAGTTAAAAAAAGCAGCTACTATTTTCGAAATAAAGGCAGAACTAGGGCCTTTAAACTGGCCTGACTTGAAGCATTGGAGAGAAACTCGAAAACACTGGATTGACAAAGAAAGAATTAAAAGAAATATGGTGAAACAAAATGTACGGGCTCGTTGGGATGTTGAAGGGTATGAAAACACTAAATTTTTTCATTCTTTAATTAAAAAGGAACAATAATAAGTGTAACATTCGGGGATTGTCAATTAATGGAGTATGTAATGATTTTTCTAAGGATATTAAAGCCGAGGCACATAATCATTTTAGCAACATTTTTACAGAGGATAATTGTGATAGGTCGAGTCTTGAAGATCTATCTTTCCCGACTCTTTCAATAGATGAAGCAAACGCGCTAGAGGTATGTTCTGATGAAAAAGAAATCCATGATGCTATTCTTGATTGTGGTAGTTCTAAGGCCCCTCGCGCCCGACAGTTTCAACATGAAATTCTTCAAAaaatattgggatattattaaggtcGAATTAGTGTAGGCGATTATGTGGTTTTGGATTAAGGCTGAACTTTCAAGGGGATGTAATGCTTCTTTTGTTACTTTAATCCCTAAGAAAATTGATGCGCTCGGTTTGGGTGATTTTCTACCAATTAGTCTTATCGGTAGTTACTACAAAATCATTTCTAAGATCCTGTCCAATAGGCTTAGAAAGAATATACCTTCCTTGATCGATTCGTAGCAAAGTGCATTCTTGAAAGGTAGATATATTCTTGATGGGGCCTTGATTGTGAATGAAAGTATTGAATTTTTAAAATCGGCTAAACAAAAAGGAGTTCTTTTTAAAGTTGATTTCGAAAAGCCTTTTATTGTCTTAATTGGAGTATCCTTTTGGAAGTGATGAAATGTATGGGATTTGGTGATAAATGGAGAAAGTGGATATATTCTTTTTTGAGTTCGGCTTCTATTTCCATTCTTATCAATGGTTCACCTACTAATGAGTTCAACTTAAGTAAGGGGGTTCGTCAAGGTGATCCTCTTTctccatttttatttattttagccgCCGAAGGTTTGAATATTTTAACCAAAGCATCTACGGATTCGGGCCTCTTTAAAGGGACTGAAATTAGAGCGGATAAAGTCTTGTCACATCTTCAATATGCCGACGACATGATTTTTCTTGGTGAATGGTCAAGATCGAATGCTTATAGCATTCAGAATCTTCTTAAATGTTTTGAGTTGGCATCGGGGTTAAAGGTCAACTTTCAAAAAAGTTATCTTTACGGTATTGGGATAGATTTTGGTGAAGTAAGTTATGTGGCTAACCGCATTGGATGTCAAGTTGGTAAATTTAGTTTTACCTACCTTGGATCGCCAATTTGGACGAAGATGAATAAATTAAGCGGTTGGAATCCGGTTATTGGCAAATTAAGAAAAAGATTATCGAGTTGGAGAATGAGATCGATGTCATTCGGAGGAAGATTTGTGCGAATATATGAGAATGtactttcgttttgatgataattaatgaccaGTCCTAATTAATTCGGTTTTAAGTAGTCTCCCCTTGTACTTTTTCTCACTCTTTCGTGCTCCGCATTGTGTGTTGAAACTACTTGAGAGGTTACGTCGTTCTTTCTTTTGGGGCGGTTTGGAATTGGGCTCTAAAATTTATTGGGTTAAATGGAAAAATGTCATGAATTCTTAtgaagggggggggggggtttaaatATCGGgactttaaaaagaaaaaaatcttgctcttttgggaaagtggtggtggaggtttaaaatcgAAACGAATGCACTTTGGGTTAGAATCATTCGTAGTATATATGGGTCGGGGTGCGTTGGACGTGGATTCCGAATTAATTCGGGTTTCATCTACGGGTACTTGGTATAATATTATTGTTGCAGGAAAAGCAATTGAAGACATCAACGTTAGCTTCAAAAACTCCTTTGCTAAACAATTGGGAACGGGAACACTACTTCTTTTTGGGATGACATTTGGATCGGGGATACTAAACTCAGCTCAAGATTTACAAGATTATATCATTTAGAAAAGTCAAAGGCTGCCTCAGTTTGTTCGTGTATTATTTTCACATATTCGGGTATCTCTTTCGCATGGGAGTGGGCTCGCTTGCCTACTGGTCGAAGTGCAGGAGAGCTGGAAACATTAGTTAACATGCTGAATTGCTTCACTTTCCAACCAGAAGTTCGAGATCATTGGAGATGGTCTTTCAACTCGTCTGGTTATTTCACAGTTAGCAAACTTTAAAGATTAATTGATGAGAAACTACTCGCAAGTCACATCGATAATATGGTAACAATGCGAAATAATTTGGTACCGAGAAAACTTGAAATTTTTGTATGgcgagtgaaaggacccgtcctaatccatctggacgaatacattacatttggttacatcgcgaggtacttgacctctatatgatacattttacaaacattgcattcgttttgaaaagataaactttccttacatcgaaagttgacgatatgcataccatttcttaatacatccaactataattgacttaataataatcttgatgaactcaacgactcgaatgcaacgtcttttgaaatatgtcatgaatgactccaagtaatatctctaaaatgagcaaatgcacagcggaagatttctttcatacctgagaaaaaacatgctttcaagtgtcaaccagaaggttggtgagttcattagtttaacataaataatcatttccatcattttaatagaccacaagaatttgatttccatttttcataaatatacgtcccatgcatagagataaaaatcattcatatggattgaacacctggtaaccgacattaacaagatgcatataagaatatcccctatcattccggaaaatccttcggacatgataaaaacaaattcgaagtactaaagcatccggtactttggatggggttcgttaggcccaatagatctatctttaggattcgcgtcaattaggggtgcactaattctcaaaattagtgatgatccctaattcttaggctaccaagcaaaaaggggcatattcggcttcgatcattcaaccatataatgtagtttcgattacttgtgtctatttcataaaacagttataaaagcagcgcatgtattctcagtcccaaaaatatatattgcaaaagcatttaaaaagggagcaaatgaaactcactatactgtattttgtagtaaaaatacatatgacgtcatttatcaagtgtatggttggcctcggattcacgaacctatattgttcatatatatattagaacatataattgaaatctaataagtttagatattattattaattgttattccaataatttgtatgtttcattaataactatattaactgTATTTACCTTacatactttagataaatagttagtatttttatgaaaatattaattttgttatgtaatatgtatcaattatattcttatatagttatttagttggtaaaataatatcactaataataaataacaatttgtatctttttatgataataattataatacttgtattaacaataataagtgtttttaaaaaaaatcacaatattgataataataataataataataataataataataataataataataataataataataataataataataataataataataataataataataataataataataaagttctacCTTAAAAGTTCCAAAAAATAAACTATCTTAGCTCAGGCTCGAATCCGAGACCTTTCGGTTAACCCCAACACACACCAATCATCGAGTTGTTTGTACATTTCTGAGATAAATCATATCTTTATTCCATTTAACCCATATCTTCATCGTTATTATGATTACACCATATCATCATTATTCCAATATCGATGTACACTGCCACTATAATTACCTCCatcatctttcattattaatattcattatctttatcatattatctttattattaaggtATCATCTTTAATTAACTATCATCTAGTCATCTTAATTCTCTTATCATAATCATCTTATGTATTCactaatcatcatttttattatcataccCATTGTCATACTTGTTATCACCATGTACACTATCGTCATAATACTACACCCATTATCTATCATCTAGTATCAtaacatcaaatctatcatcattcTCATCCTTAATTCTATCATCATCTCctcataaacataatcataattaTCATGATAACCATTTTTCTAACATCATAATCTTATCATCATCGTGTATTATTACCATTATCTCTTCATAATCATCTTCACATCTCATCTAGTCCTCAtcgattatccttattattatctgCAGAATCCTCATCAATTATTTACATACAAGATGATTTTGTTATAAACCCACTATCCTGGCCCAATACACATAAACCCTTAGTAGTTCATCACTATACGGCCCATGTTTAAAATAGAAGTTGTTTAGATTATgcagtttttttaaaaaaataaaaaataaaataaaataaacttccAGCTCGTCATATTACATCCCCAAATCTTCACCACATCATTAACTATTTTTATGGTATCATTACAGTATCTAAGGCCATCGCCATTTTAATAGTAACCGAAGTAGGAACACAATTATAGTTGCCTAAATAACCTTATTTTTACGGCCCACATAGATTAGGATGAACCCATTCTACTAGCCTACTAGCTTTATCAATTGAATCCACTAATTAGTCTCATACATGATTCTAAAGTTTTCGTTTTTAACAATGAACTTGCAACAGAAGGAGACAATTTTACAGCTCACCATTCCATTATTATCATTCttcgttaagttaaaaaaaaaagttatgGGTGTGTCTAATTGGATACTTTATGATCGTGCCTTCCACTAACTCTTATACTGCTCATCACCCAACCTAATTACTATATTTATCATTATTCATAAATTATTGTAGCTTCATTTATATCTTTTACGTTTAACAATAACAAAAAAGAATACGTACTGTAGTAGCAAAAGCAAAAGTCGAGCAACATTTGCAGGTGGTCTCAAGAAATTTATAAGTGGTTTTAATCCAAAACAAGATGCAGTTGTAGTAGTTCGCGGGTAGTGATGATTTGATGATAGTGGTGTTGGTTTGGTCATTAAAACCGAAGCAGATATGTGTGTTGTCGTGGATTAATTGTTCACGAAGTAAAAAaaatgaagagagagagagagagagagaagagagatattAGCGAGAGATGGTGTCGGTATGTGTTTGATCAAGAAAATAAAGTGCAACAGTTTGCAACAATTCGACGGTTTGTGAGCAAAGGGCAGCGGATTAGGGTGTTGTAGTTCAAATCtcaacaaaaaaaatataagtaaTTGGTGATCGTTTAAGGTATAGGTCTGACCGAAGgtacgttaatatatatatatatatatatatatatatatatatatatatatatatatatatatatatatatatatatatatatatatatatatatatatatttatatatttatatatatatatatatctcattcTTTACAACTGTAGATGTATATGGATATGAGTTAGATTGTGGTTATGAATTTGAAATAAACAGATGAaggttgaagatgatgattaggTTCTTGGTGATGGTTCAATGGGATGGAGAATTCGAATGAGTTCATCAATTATGAAAGAATCATTTTTATGTAGAGAATGGTTGTCGACAGATATAATCAATCTAGGAAGAAAAAGATAAAAAGAAGAaaggtgtaacaacccaacccgctaaccaaccaaaaacgcagcataaaaaaaaaatttaaaaatgagctgtccagatggggtgcgcggcgcgcacctacacctgtgcgcggcgcgcacaggccctggcagcccgctgtccactttttccaattttcgtaaaaagatctcttgcttcccgacacttttagaccaaacgctcttcacgacaatttatattagttaaaactaacacgttccaataataaaatgagttttacgagaccggacccacatcggccgttttacgactttcgtacaaaatacaagttttcgaccacatgatttttaacacaaaataaagaccgaacatggcgattggggatacgctactcaatcctaatcaatccaaaagcaagatcttctaaagcaactatgcgagtccactagttcccgcttATCTGAGCCacagcatccatgcaatctataaaactgtaaacaacgagagggtaagctaacgcttagtgagtgaaaatatactacatacatatatatgcataaaatggacacgccacaaataatcaaataccgcataccagagcatccatgaaataaggcaagctaatctaagcataccgtacgatcactaagcaacaagctaaatatgcatcaacaaacataaattcaccaacgacgatgtgaacaacgccaagaagctacacccggagggttagctacatcacgacaataaaacaatatatatatataacaatatataaacgaataaggttaacccctaacccattaccgaataccagacaccacaatgaagattggccgaacaacccgagccttagtgaattcgcacaacccgatattcacttcttcaccaattcaacaaccgaggttggccgaactacccgagccttagtgaattcgcacaacccgagattcactacctcatcaacaagatgaccgaacaacccgagtcatcatgaatccgcactacccgagattcactacccaaaatattatgaatacgagcaaaccgatattcatttccacaccataacccacgccgtcggggttataactccaaatcacaatccaagtgatatcgtacacacaagtgtgcaactcgccaatggtggtcaaccaaaacgcacaaccgtgccaattggacctattacacaagtccataaaaatccgcctatatgtgaagtgagctctataaccgagaaccacttcactcgacccgcacccatcctacacatacatatgcacataggatattaaccctCACCTTGTCGccctgatgaatgcttccaagtaatccgcaacacgtcaatataaaatacctaatcaattcatcacaaatacaacaacacacttagagtggatttacaaccaactcaattcgacacttagtgcaaattcgaccaattgcactcataaacacaaaacgcgtccaaactaaccaataatcactaatcacaagtgaacatggttctaatatgccaatgaacccaatcttaagtgttaaacacttatcaatctcaaaatcacccaaaaaccctaattttgactcaattctaaaattagtctttcaaacacacaaaaagggttccaatacttccataatcactaaacctagtgattaaacccaattacaagtcctaatgataaccaatttgttcacaaacccaaaatccaccaataataacaataaacccgattacaagcaacactaaactcacttcatgagtttaaatgggtttatcaacaatttaagttcaaaccctaacttgaatatcaaaatcaaacaatgaaattcggagttagaacttactacaacaaccaaaacgaagctaggaatgaggtgaacaactttaaaacccgagactttgatcaattcaagctccttcctctccaaaaccccaattctctcactagaattctccctctctctctaaaatacttgagagtgatgaatggatgtgaaaatgatccaaaagtggatccaaatcagctgataaggcctgagatccggcctcaagtgaaaagaccaaaaagcccctcattaaacttaaaatagaaaaagacagaattctgtcgctgggcatgtgcgcggcgcgcacccatgtctgggcagaatctgaactttgtttaattacacaatacttgcccactaaacgtacatcatttaaaactctgtgtgccataaatattggggtcttacaactctcccccacttagaatcgatcacgtcctcgtgatcctcatcacttacccAAACGGACCAcattccacggtcctcaaacataagtcccaatccgactttcctaaacaattcttcccaatgaatcgcctttacaactaaatcgtcacccgcgatttatcaaatccgcaaatccgagcactaacacttgCTCATTCCCTCATATCGGAAAAACTCATCCAGTCTCTTactgagatatcaatcccttagcatacccttaccgagtacaaggctaaaagcaaccaagtctcaaccttaggtcaacaacccgaaacgatgaaaacCGAACCAAGCGAATCCTTAAGGATAACACTAATCatgaaacatcccttgtagtgcgcaacatgaccaatacgcaactatcgtaacatcaaaagcaacggctaaaactgatagcgccccaaacgactatggcaacgcaaatcccaaggtgtacaaaaacgactattgtcacacccgtaacaacatgtgagcgaaacacggctatcgcatcactaatcacacgacatggtcctcgcgaccccaccattggtgtataaacaaccaatagttcacaacacaacatggccgaaacaacccgagccaaaacacacatggaggatggtcgaaacaacccgaacattagtgaattcgcaacaacccgaaattcaccaacccaatccatatttcccacaacgaaatgaccgcacaacccgagtcatcgtgaatacgcgcaaaccgatatccactatctccaccacatagtataaccgaggatggccgtacaacctgagccttagtgaatccgaactacccgacattcactacctcaaactatgagtccaaccaacagtgacaatcgtactacccgaattattgtgaatacgaacaacccgatattcacgtcccacaacacaacacgtgaatggtactcccattccgataacgttataccataccgatataacactaaacccatgatgaagtcagcggaccctgaagatcATGCTCctccaatcaacaataccatgatgaagtcagcggaccccgaaggtcatgcttcaccaatcaacaataccatgatgaagtcagcggacgccgaaggtcatgcttcaccaatcaacaataccatgatgaagtcagcggaccccgaaggtcatgcttcaccaatcaacaataccatgatgaagtcagcggaccccgaaggtcatgcttcaccaatcaacaataccatgatgaagtcagcggaccccgaaggtcatgcttcaccaatctcatacg of the Rutidosis leptorrhynchoides isolate AG116_Rl617_1_P2 chromosome 5, CSIRO_AGI_Rlap_v1, whole genome shotgun sequence genome contains:
- the LOC139848950 gene encoding uncharacterized protein is translated as MKTISLNIRSFKIRGKYYVVGWCRRLIVKENPSFVALQETKLHLVDLYWIQSLWGMSNYNFIQKEMVGKSGGQLLILDTIAFDAIDVILSDFYIGIKGVWRSSGIGLNIINVYGPHDDTNKQILWDSLHNLVDSSDEAWLLCVDFNEVRNQGKRLNCDFIEYRALKFNELIANSSLIEIPLGGRNFTRVSDDGIKFSKLDSFLVNHRFVDMWKDLTALALDRIFDVWLDDEEADTIISDAWRLQVSNINRKDCVFRNKMKNVKNALKVWSNNKFNKLDTEIGELKKAATIFEIKAELGPLNWPDLKHWRETRKHWIDKERIKRNMVKQNVRARWDVEGSSLEDLSFPTLSIDEANALEAELSRGCNASFVTLIPKKIDALGLGDFLPISLIGSYYKIISKILSNRLRKNIPSLIDS
- the LOC139848951 gene encoding uncharacterized mitochondrial protein AtMg01250-like, whose product is MGFGDKWRKWIYSFLSSASISILINGSPTNEFNLSKGVRQGDPLSPFLFILAAEGLNILTKASTDSGLFKGTEIRADKVLSHLQYADDMIFLGEWSRSNAYSIQNLLKCFELASGLKVNFQKSYLYGIGIDFGEVSYVANRIGCQVGKFSFTYLGSPIWTKMNKLSGWNPVIGKLRKRLSSWRMRSMSFGGRFVRIYENVLSF